CGGACTGGCCGGACTCGGCATGGGCACGCATCGCATGACCGATCTGATGCAGCCGCACGGTCGGATTCGACTCGCCCACCGGCAGATCCGCCAGATGCGCCGACACTTTATTACCCATCGATCCCACCGGCAGACTGCTGGTGTCCGCATACTCCTCGCGAGCCGCATCGTCCTCGGATCGAACCGCTACCGGCACCATCGCACGCACCGACGTGTGTTGCGATACCACCTCACCACGAGACAGCAGCCAACTACGCAAGGCCCCCGTGACCACCGCCAGGACCACATCGTTGACCGTCACACCCTGCTCCCGCCGCACCGTGCGGAAATCGTCGAGTCGTGCCTTGACCACGGCGAAACGTCGCTGACTGCTGGTCGCGGAGTTCAGCGGACCTCCCGGTGACGGCACTGCGGCCGTACGCACCGCCGAGGCGAGCCCTCCCAGTGCCTCGGTCACCTTGCGGAAGGTGGCCGTGGCGTCCACCACTGCGGCGCGCACGTTCTCCACCACCTCACCCGGACGCTGCACTGCCTCGGTGACCGCGTCCACGGCCAACTGCGACATGCTCGGTTCCGGCTGGGGCATCCACAGATCCTCGATATCCTCCTCCTCAGCCCTCGCGGAGGTGTCCAGGATCACCTGACCGATATCGATCGCCCCGATTCCGTCCACCATCGACTGATGTGTCTTGGTAATGATCGCCACTCGGTTCCGCGACAGACCTTCCACCAGGTAGATCTCCCACAACGGACGAGTGTTGTCGAGCTTGCGGGACATCAGCCGCGCGGTGAGGTCGTGGAGCTGTTCGTCCTTGCCCGGCTTGGGCAACGCCGAACGACGAACATGATATGTGATGTCGAAGTCCTGGTCATCGACCCATACCGGCCGTGCCAACCGGCCAGGTACCTCCACCACTTTCTGCCGATAGCGCGGCACCAGCGACAGGCGTCGCTCGATGAACGAGAGCACATGGTCGTAGTCGAAACCAGCACGTGGCCGACGAAACACCGCTACCCCACCCATGTGCATGGGTGTCGTGTGATCTTCCAGGTAGAGGAAGGACGCGTCGAGCGCGGAGAGACGATCGGACATGACCGTGATACTGACACACAACGGCGGCAGCCGAAGAGTCCGACGAGCCTCATGTGACACTGGTCGTCGTGTCCAGCGATGTGTCCCCCCGAGACCGCTTCGTCACGATCTACGGTCGCAAGCCGGTACTCGAAGCGTTGACCGACTATGACCTGCGCGTGGACAAAGTGGTCATCGCCGAGGGGACCGGCGGATCGACCATCAACGAGATCAAGGATACCGCCGCCGACCGTGCCGTACGTGTCCACCGCGCGAGTGCACACCGCGTGAAGGTCCTCGCAGGCAATGGTCGCCATGACCAGGGCGTGCTGGCCGACGTCATCGCACCGAGGATGCGTCCTCTGGTCGATGCCCTGGCCGATCCCGCTACAGCCCCTCGCCACGTGCTGCTTCTCGACGGCCTGACCACTCCCGCAAATGTCGGGATGATTCTGCGTACCGCCACAGCAGCCGGAATCGACGGAGTGGTGCTCCCACACCGGGGTGTGGCCGCTCTCGACCCTCTGGTGGTGAAGGCCTCCGCAGGAATCGCCTTCCACGCGCCCGTATTGCGCGCCAACACCGCCGGGGAGGCCGCAGAGCTACTCACCGATGCCGGCTACCCGCTGTTCGCTCTCGACGCCGCTGCCACCGAGAGTCTTTTCGATGCCGAATTCGGTTCCCGCGCAGTCTTCGTACTGGGCAGCGAAACCGCGGGGCTCTCCGGCGAGGTACGCGAACGCATTGCAGACAGAATCACCATTCCCATGCACGGCGGAGTGGAGTCGTTGAACGTGGCCTCGGCAGCCGCCGTGGTCTGCTTCGAAATGCTCCGGCGCCGCAGGGACTGATCGGTGCTGGTCGGGCTCGAGCCAGGTCGGTGCTGGTTGGGGGTGGATGAAAAAGGTGGAGCCCCCCGAGCGGATCGGGGGGCTCCACCTGTGTTGGGGGTCGGCGGTGTCCTACTCTCCCACACCCGTGGGGGTGCAGTACCATCGGCGCTGGCGGGCTTAGCTTCCGGGTTCGGGATGGGACCGGGCGTGTCCCCGCCGCTATGACCACCGACTCGTTCTGGCCACACAGTCTAGCCCATGGCCAGTGTGTGGAGTTTATGGGGGTGGTTGTTGTTTCAGATCCGTATAGTGGATGCGCACCCTGGGTGGGTAAGTCACTCGGCCGATTAGTACCGGTCGGCTGCACCTGTTGCCAGGCTTCCACCTCCGGCCTATCAACCCACTCGTCTGGTGGGGGCCTTAACCGGTCATGCCGGGGGGAGACCTCATCTGGAGGACGGCTTCCCGCTTAGATGCTTTCAGCGGTTATCCGTGCCGAACGTAGCCAACCAGCCGTGCTCCTGGCGGAACAACTGGCACACCAGAGGTTCGTCCGTCCCGGTCCTCTCGTACTGGGGACAGCATCTCGCAAGTCTCCGAACGCGCGCGGCGGATAGGGACCGAACTGTCTCACGACGTTCTAAACCCAGCTCGCGTGCCGCTTTAATGGGCGAACAGCCCAACCCTTGGGACCGACTACAGCCCCAGGATGCGACGAGCCGACATCGAGGTGCCAAACCATGCCGTCGATATGGACTCTTGGGCAGGATCAGCCTGTTATCCCCGGGGTACCTTTTATCCGTTGAGCGACACCGCTTCCACCAGCCAGTGCCGGATCACTAGGCCCTGCTTTCGCACCTGCTCGACCCGTCGGTCTCACAGTCAAGCCCCCTTGTGCCCTTGCACTCGCCACCTGGTTTCCAACCAGGCTGAGGGGACCGTTGGGCGCCTCCGTTACCCTTTGGGAGGCAACCGCCCCAGTTAAACTGCCCACCAGGCACTGTCCCTGATCCGGATCACGGATCGAGGTTAGACGCCCGCAACGACCAGAGTGGTATTTCAACAGCGACTCCACCCACACTGGCGTGTGAGCTTCCCAGTCTCCCACCTATCCTACACAAGCCGAACCAGACACCAATACCAAGCTACAGTAAAGGTCCCGGGGTCTTTCCGTCCTGCCGCGCGTAACGAGCATCTTTACTCGTATTGCAATTTCGTCGAGTCCGTGGTCGAGACAGCGCCCAAGTCGTTACGCCATTCGTGCAGGTCGGAACTTACCCGACAAGGAATTTCGCTACCTTAGGATGGTTATAGTTACCACCGCCGTTTACCGGCGCTTCCATTCTCCGCTTCGCGGGCGCACCCACTAACGAGTCCTGTTAACGTTCCGGCACCGGGCAGGCGTCAGTCCGTATACCTCGTCTTACGACTTCGCACGGACCTGTGTTTTTAGTAAACAGTCGCTCGGGCCCACTCTCTGCGGCCACCACCAGCTTCGGAGGCAACGCTCCTACACCGGCCATGGCTCCCCTTCTCCCGAAGTTACGGGGACATTTTGCCGAGTTCCTTGACCACGGTTCGCTCGCTCGCCTCGGTATGCTCTACCTGACCACCTGTGTTGGTTTGGGGTACGGACCACCCACGCACTCGCTAGAGGCTTTTCTCGGCAGTACGGGATCACCCACTTCGCCACACGGGCTCGGCCTCCGGTCTCAGGCACCGGTGCACGGATTTGCCTGTGCACCGCCCTACACCGTTACCCCGGGACTACCATCGCCCGGGATGGGCTACCCTGCTGCGTCACCCCATCACTGACCGGACCGCCGGGCCTCGCCACCATGAGCACCGGACACCGTCCCGCACAGCGGAACAGGCCGGCACCGATAGCACCGAGAACACCGACACCGGTATGGGACGCGCGTCGGCGGGTACGGGAATATCAACCCGTTATCCATCGGCTACGCCTGTCGGCCTCGCCTTAGGCTCCGACTCACCCTGGGCGGATCAGCCTTGCCCAGGAACCCTTGGTCATCCGGCGGCAGAGATTCTCACTCTGCTTGCACTACTCATGCCCGCATTCTCTCTCGCATGGTCTCCACGACTGGCTTACGCCGCCGCTTCACCGTCCACACGATGCTCCCCTACCCACCATGACACAGTCACGGCGACACGGCTTCGGCGGTGTGCTTGAGCCCCGCTACATTTTCGGCGCAGGACCACTCGACCAGTGAGCTATTACGCACTCTTTCAAGGATGGCTGCTTCTAAGCCAACCTCCTGGTTGTCCGGGCAGTCCCACATCCTTCCCCACTAAGCACACACTTGGGGGCCTTAGCCGGTGTTCTGGGCTGTTTCCCTCTCGACGACGGAGCTTTTCCCCCGCCGACTCACTGCCGCGCTATCCACGCCATGCCATTCGGAGTTTGGTTGACGTCAGTACCCCACACAGGGCCCTCCACCATCCAGTAGCTCTACCTGCACGACGAAACACACGACGCTGCACCTCAATGCATTTCGGGGAGAACCAGCTATCTCCGAGTTTGATTGGCCTTTCACCCCTACCCACAGCTCATCCCCCAGGTTTTCAACCCTGGTGGGTTCGGGCCTCCACCCGGTATTACCCGGGCTTCACCCTGGCCATGGGTAGATCACTCGGTTTCGGGTCTAGAGCACGCGACTACCACGCCCTGTTCGGACTCGCTTTCGCTCCGGCTTCCCCACCACGGGTTAACCTCGCCACGCACCACTAACTCGCAGGCTCATTCTTCAAAAGGCACGCCATCACCGCGAACGGCTCTGACGGATTATAGGCACACGGTTTCAGGGACTCTTTCACTCCCCTCTCGGGGTACTTTTCACCATTCCCTCACGGTACTCTCCGCTATCGGTCACCAGGAGTATTCAGGCTTACCAGGTGGTCCTGGCCGATTCACACGGGAATCCACGGACCCCGTGCTACTCGGGATCACACCCGGGAGCACGCACCACTTTCACCGACGGGGGTCTCACCCACTACGCCTGCGCATTCCAACGCATTCAGCTGGCCATGCATACACTCCCCGCTGAGGCGGCAGCCCCAACCAGATGCTCCCAACAACCCCGAGCACGCAACGCCTGCCGGCTTGCCACGCACCCGGTTTAGCCACACATCCCGTTTCGCTCGCCACTACTCGGGGAATCGCTATTGCTTTCTCTTCCTGCGGGTACTGAGATGTTTCACTTTCCCGCGTTCCCTCCCACTGCCCTATACATTCAGACAGCGGTGACCGGACATCACTCCGGCCGGGTTTCCCCATTCGGACACCCTCGGATCACAGCTCGGTTGACAGCTCCCCGAGGCTTATCGCAGCCTCCCACGTCCTTCATCGGCTCCTGATGCCGAGGCATCCACCGTGCGCCCTTACACACTTACACACCAAGTATCAAGATGCTCGCATCCACTATACAGTTCTCAAACAACAACCACCACGGCAACACACCCACCACCACCCCAACCAGGGGCAGCACCAGCGGCATGTTCCCTCAGAACCCAACAGTGCACCGACACCGAGACCACCCAGGCCCCAGCAGCATTCCATGTTCGACGTTTCCACACTCTCGGACAGCACCACCCGGTGCGCACCACATCCGGGCACACCCACCAGGCAGCACCCACACCCGGCCACCACCCTGCCCACACCGGGACAGGACACGCCGGCATGTGCGAGTACCAGTGCTCCTTAGAAAGGAGGTGATCCAGCCGCACCTTCCGGTACGGCTACCTTGTTACGACTTCGTCCCAATCGCCGGTCCCACCTTCGACCACTCCCCCCGGCAAACCGGTTGGGCCATGAGCTTCGGGCGTTACCGACTTTCGTGACGTGACGGGCGGTGTGTACAAGGCCCGGGAACGTATTCACCGCAGCACTGCTGATCTGCGATTACTAGCGACTCCGACTTCACAGGGTCGAGTTGCAGACCCCGATCCGAACTGAGACCGGCTTTAAGAGATTCGCTGCCCCTCACGGGTTGGCCACCCTCTGTACCGGCCATTGTAGCATGTGTGAAGCCCTGGGCATAAGGGG
This Haloactinomyces albus DNA region includes the following protein-coding sequences:
- a CDS encoding WS/DGAT/MGAT family O-acyltransferase, which produces MSDRLSALDASFLYLEDHTTPMHMGGVAVFRRPRAGFDYDHVLSFIERRLSLVPRYRQKVVEVPGRLARPVWVDDQDFDITYHVRRSALPKPGKDEQLHDLTARLMSRKLDNTRPLWEIYLVEGLSRNRVAIITKTHQSMVDGIGAIDIGQVILDTSARAEEEDIEDLWMPQPEPSMSQLAVDAVTEAVQRPGEVVENVRAAVVDATATFRKVTEALGGLASAVRTAAVPSPGGPLNSATSSQRRFAVVKARLDDFRTVRREQGVTVNDVVLAVVTGALRSWLLSRGEVVSQHTSVRAMVPVAVRSEDDAAREEYADTSSLPVGSMGNKVSAHLADLPVGESNPTVRLHQIGHAMRAHAESGQSVAADALVRVSGFAPPTLHSLGARVANGISDRLFNVLITNVPGPQVPLYTAGAKMMEMFPVVPLAKNQSLSIGVTSYDGGLYFGLNGDRSAMSDVDVLASMIEESVEEMIGTVEA
- a CDS encoding TrmH family RNA methyltransferase, whose translation is MSSDVSPRDRFVTIYGRKPVLEALTDYDLRVDKVVIAEGTGGSTINEIKDTAADRAVRVHRASAHRVKVLAGNGRHDQGVLADVIAPRMRPLVDALADPATAPRHVLLLDGLTTPANVGMILRTATAAGIDGVVLPHRGVAALDPLVVKASAGIAFHAPVLRANTAGEAAELLTDAGYPLFALDAAATESLFDAEFGSRAVFVLGSETAGLSGEVRERIADRITIPMHGGVESLNVASAAAVVCFEMLRRRRD